The Acanthochromis polyacanthus isolate Apoly-LR-REF ecotype Palm Island chromosome 5, KAUST_Apoly_ChrSc, whole genome shotgun sequence genome includes a window with the following:
- the LOC127530246 gene encoding zinc finger MYM-type protein 5-like, which produces MKRSYLSGAEKRRRREENKQFLSKLPKVSTFFTVTPSGDSLQQLELDAAVSSSSAVSVSRGDVASEARDSFHEDNETVMDPGKDQSRSRDDEQEMDCETPTLTQQFSGHVVDQYSPLEDDPALWPKQLSDNERCSIVQKGPVQIQDKNVPRNEEGRRFTNNYYYMNMRNGEKICRSWLMYSECKDSVICFCCRVFGNKDKSTQLSGDGVSDWKNLSVTLRQHEKSAEHIANMEKWRTLTQKLQTKTAIDQVHQNLLALEINRWREVLTRLIAIVSHLAERNLSFRGHSERLFEAGNGNFLGQVD; this is translated from the exons ATGAAGCGGAGTTATCTGAGTGGAGCGGAGAAGAGAAGAAGGcgagaagaaaataaacagtttttatcaaAACTACCAAAAGTATCAACCTTTTTCACAGTGACACCGAGTGGGGATTCTCTGCAACAGCTAGAGCTAGACGCTGCTGTCAGTAGCAGCTCTGCTGTCAGTGTCAGCCGAGGAGATGTGGCGAGTGAAGCAAGGGATTCTTTTCATGAAGAT AATGAGACAGTGATGGACCCAGGAAAGGACCAGTCTCGCTCTCGGGACGATGAACAGGAGATGGATTGTGAGACACCAACACTCACTCAGCAGTTTAGTGGTCACGTTGTTGATCAATATTCCCCACTTGAAGATGATCCTGCACTCTGGCCGAAACAGCTTTCAGACAATGAGCGCTGCTCAATTGTGCAGAAAGGTCCTGTTCAGATCCAGGACAAAAATGTTCCAAGGAATGAAGAGGGCCGCAGATTTACTAATAACTACTATTATATGAACATGAGGAATGGAGAAAAGATATGCAGGTCCTGGCTGATGTACAGTGAATGTAAGGACAGTGTTATCTGCTTTTGTTGCCGTGTGTTTGGTAACAAAGACAAGAGCACTCAGTTAAGTGGGGATGGAGTTAGTGACTGGAAGAATCTTTCAGTTACCCTTAGACAACATGAGAAATCTGCTGAACACATTGCGAACATGGAAAAATGGCGCACTCTAACACAGAAGCTACAGACGAAAACAGCCATAGATCAGGTTCATCAAAATCTACTTGCTCTTGAAATAAACCGCTGGAGAGAGGTCTTGACAAGATTAATTGCAATTGTGAGCCATCTTGCAGAGCGTAATCTTTCATTTCGTGGACACTCAGAGCGATTGTTTGAGGCTGGCAATGGAAACTTCCTTGGGCAAGTGGACTGA
- the LOC127534169 gene encoding piggyBac transposable element-derived protein 3-like: MVTSTGFKNGTPSSLKEGAESRDFIQPISEAHPAISEDEDSDSGDNDIEDPDFIPPSHDLDTPDLSDRGPSGKRRCVRPTVEVLEDEDDDEDDLYDHNNNRYEDDDQPAPQAKRPTQEKKSTARLTTWKMVDLSNPPLPEYQHSPPDFIGTPFEYFSRYFSPQVIEHITYQTNLYATQKDVNTTFTTTEDEMLNFVAILIYMGIAELPSIDDYWAMDTRVPQVANLMSSKRFRLMRRLVHFNDNTQIPGTVDRFFKIRPLFSFLNTVFRKEPQTPKQSVDEVMVAYKGKTAGNLRQYIKNKPDKWGFKLFARASEDGFIHDMVLYQGKTTLEAHGVPLMPEQKTLGATSQIVSVLVSTMSPSTTTAIFADNFFTSLELVRYLKDKNCRYTGTARDNRIGKPPLKSIKEMEKKAVPRGTYSYVTSDDGILALRWKDNKTVTLLSTDMGVEPMSSVHRYCSETKQKEEVSCPAVIKSYNSSMGGIDKSDMLVHLYRSPMKSKRWYMRLFAYAIDVSLTNAWVIYKRDCKALGVDGLSLKNFRIQVFSHTPDDFVRFDLSLFHAPLYTTRQTCKHCSRKGHILRSNILCRVCKVHLCLNADRNCFITYHEAVA; this comes from the exons ATGGTAACTTCCACAGGCTTTAAAAACGGCACCCCCTCGTCTCTCAAAGAAGGGGCAGAATCACGTGACTTCATCCAGCCAATCAGTGAAG CCCACCCAGCTATCAGTGAGGATGAGGACTCTGACAGCGGAGACAATGACATTGAAGACCCTGACTTCATACCACCCAGCCACGACCTGGACACCCCAGACCTGAGTGACAGGGGTCCCTCTGGTAAGCGGAGGTGCGTGCGGCCTACGGTGGAGGTGCTTGAGGATGAGGACGACGATGAAGACGACCTTTatgaccacaacaacaacaggtatGAAGACGATGACCAGCCAGCACCACAGGCCAAGAGGCCCACCCAAGAGAAAAAGTCCACAGCCAGACTGACCACCTGGAAGATGGTTGACCTAAGTAACCCACCCCTGCCTGAGTACCAGCACTCTCCCCCTGACTTCATTGGGACTCCATTTGAGTACTTCAGCAGGTACTTCAGCCCCCAAGTCATCGAGCACATAACATACCAGACCAACTTATATGCAACCCAGAAAGACGTTAACACCACTTTCACCACCACTGAAGACGAGATGCTGAATTTTGTGGCTATCCTGATCTACATGGGAATTGCTGAGCTGCCTTCAATTGATGACTACTGGGCAATGGACACCAGGGTCCCTCAAGTTGCAAATCTCATGTCATCTAAGAGGTTCAGGCTGATGAGGAGGCTTGTCCACTTCAACGACAACACTCAGATCCCTGGCACTGTTGACCGATTCTTCAAGATCCGGCCACTGTTCAGCTTCCTGAATACTGTCTTCAGGAAGGAGCCACAAACCCCCAAGCAGTCAGTGGATGAGGTCATGGTTGCCTACAAAGGCAAGACAGCTGGTAACCTGAGGCAGTACATCAAGAACAAGCCAGACAAATGGGGATTCAAACTGTTTGCCAGAGCTTCTGAGGATGGCTTCATTCATGACATGGTGCTGTATCAGGGAAAGACTACGTTGGAAGCTCATGGTGTTCCTCTCATGCCTGAACAAAAAACCTTGGGTGCCACCAGTCAGATAGTCTCCGTCCTGGTTAGTACCATGTCCCCCTCTACCACCACGGCCATCTTTGCTGACAACTTCTTTACCAGCCTGGAGTTGGTGCGGTACCTCAAGGACAAGAACTGCAGGTACACAGGGACAGCCAGGGACAACAGAATAGGGAAACCTCCACTCAAGTCCATcaaggagatggagaagaaggCTGTTCCTCGGGGTACCTACAGCTATGTCACCAGTGATGATGGGATACTAGCGCTCAGATGGAAGGACAACAAGACTGTCACTCTGCTGTCCACAGATATGGGAGTGGAGCCCATGTCCTCAGTCCACCGGTACTGCAGTGAGACCAAGCAGAAGGAGGAAGTGAGCTGCCCCGCTGTCATCAAAAGCTACAATTCCAGCATGGGGGGAATTGACAAGAGTGACATGCTGGTTCATCTCTACCGCAGTCCCATGAAATCCAAGAGGTGGTACATGCGGCTGTTTGCATATGCAATTGATGTCAGCCTCACAAATGCCTGGGTGATCTACAAGCGGGACTGCAAGGCTCTTGGTGTGGATGGCCTGTCACTGAAGAACTTTAGGATCCAGGTTTTCAG CCACACCCCGGATGATTTTGTTCGGTTTGACCTGTCCCTTTTCCATGCTCCTCTCTACACCACCCGCCAGACCTGCAAGCACTGCAGCAGGAAGGGACACATCTTGAGGTCAAACATCCTCTGCAGAGTCTGTAAGGTCCACCTGTGCCTCAATGCTGACCGCAACTGCTTCATAACGTACCATGAAGCAGTTGCCTAA